In Oryza sativa Japonica Group chromosome 3, ASM3414082v1, one DNA window encodes the following:
- the LOC4332858 gene encoding protein ABERRANT POLLEN TRANSMISSION 1 isoform X2, whose product MNLLQMLSQILNLKGANFHHLIRRLICFLKSFNMSKLDLKFLPKDHGLLINNEIGGISVRFVKSQPHSDFGEATHLQLETDVSDIHLLMDGATSVLEVVKVATVVSANIPIQSTSPIRAEAGIKISGSQCNIIISRIKPLIPLNSAQKKPTVPRESSTQEKTPKEKLALDLVFTLSAPELTIVLYSLDDIPLYHCCLLSTHFAASKTVNQGTELHAVLGELKLIVAGKPQQSIKDRISGTLLQISRSTIDLEQKVPDKDNCIDNPKSSLSLNISGVRMNVCFYYLELLCTTAMSYKVFLKSIRPPKKRPAQGTSQKTTKNAKGAQIVKISVEQCAVLYVGDMILEDMSIQDPKRVNFGSQGGHVVIINDADGSPRMAYVNSTSLPDHKHVNFFTSIEINQIGLCLNKEKQSVQVELGRSRLTHKEDLLDDKPVEEVTLFDVQKVKFVRRSGGSNDSAVCALINVTEVAVWWEPDPYLELLEVATRLKSIMHRIKHQNSANEIKDDTVYTDTLAKKDSLTEHGQQEKPQKKQELVIAVDVESLKISGELADGVEAMIHVGSIFSENAKIGVLIEGLVVSFCGARIFKCSRTQLSRIPVSISDSLPDKKLQSAATCDWVIQCRNAYVCLPFRLQLRAIDDAVEDTLRAIKLISAAKMSVLFPEKKSSGSSSSSKKSKSKSTEFRYVRVIVRDLVAEIEEEPIQGWLDEHIDLMKSVFNESTVRLDLLDELASVKHKDSPKAKLDGSSSEKNNGCPEVDGDAPGVCSFEKLREDIYKQAFQSYYLACQALKVSEGSGACSSGFQSGFKMSTRRSSVMSVCAKDVDVSLSKIDGGDEGMIGFIKTMDPVCAKNDIPFSRLYGSNFTLKAKSLSAYLRDYTFPLFSGTSAKCNGRLVLAQQATCFQPQVRQDVYVGKWWRVNLLRSATGYTPPMKSYVDLPLHFQKGEVSFGVGYEPVFADVSYAFTCALRRANLAKRWFFERPEPPRRERSLPWWDDMRNYIHGKFRLDFTKTTWHLPAKTSPYEKLDQMLITSDYLEICYVDGYVSLYSKYLKVYLTSLESLAKKCSLETPHHEVIPFLETPSFFMDIAIQWGCDSGNPMDHYIFALPAEGKPRDKVLDPFRSTSLSLKWSFSLKPSTTEPVKHQQNIQAVSNNSPTVNVGAHDFVWLMKWVNIFFLPPHKLRLFSRFPRFGVPRFIRSGNLPLDRVMTEQFIRFDASLLQINNMPLQVDDPANGLTLHFTKFRLEIAFSRGKQIFTFDCKREPLDLVYQGIDLHLLKVSIKKTPEPSISKDAQVENKSLHMKATDSPGKNKTSSTEKSRDDGFFLYSDYFTIRKQTPKADAARLSAWQEDGRKKSEMPLAKSEFDGGEESDHAQSGSDEEGFNVVVADSCQRVFVYGLKILWNLENRAAIVSWVGDLTQAFQPPKPSPSRQYTQRKILEKKQSTKEAEMSNDGTLSSSPLASQSSDPPKQTKSSEPPSSGPSKLESTSTSDTAMKTSNSSDSEEEGTRHFMVNVVQPQFNLHSEEANGRFLLAAGSGRVLVRSFHSIVHVGQEMFEKALGSSNVAIGETRPEMSWSRYEVSVMLEHVQAHVAPTDVDPGAGIQWLPKIHRRSSEVKRTGALLERVFMPCQMYFRYTRHKGGNPELKVKPLKELAFNSPDITAGMTSRQFQVMMDVLTNLLFARAPRTKKSNLSYPLDNDDDDDTGEESDAVVPDGVEEVELAKIDVEIKEREWKILLDDIRTLSVGSEISADETQTPKSDDATWIVTGSRASLVKCLKKELVNVRNGRKEVSSMLRVAMHKAAQARLMEKEKNKSPSFAMRVSLKINKVVWSMLADGKSFAEAEINDMIYDFDRDYKDIGIAHLTTKLFVLKNGLANAKSDTVLAPWNPPSEWGKNAMLRVNARQGAPTGGNSVIESLLVDIYPLKIYLTEAMYRMMWGYFFPGDEQHPQKRQELFKVSTTAGTRRVKKSTSIAETNSPSKQSSKDSMLLQKPELRRTSSFDRTWEETVAESVANELVTQFQSQSNAPPESQDAPKEAKLVRSARSTREEKKNMDPNEVKQTRPQKMMDFRNINISQVELQLTYEGLPFAVSDVRLLMDTFHREDFTGTWARLFSRVKKHIIWGVLKSVTGMQGKKFKAKSTSQKEPTASLIAASDFNLSDSDGDEAGGSDQLPAFLKKPNDGAGDGFATSVKGLFSSQRKKAKAFVLKTMKGDADHDFQGERSENEIEFSPFARQLTITKTKKLIRRHTKKIKSKVPKGAATSQELGSELPPRGPSGNQTDSSSSDDNDSSPTETNPKD is encoded by the exons ATGAACCTGCTGCAGATGTTAAGTCAGATACTAAATCTGAAGGGAGCAAACTTTCATCATTTAATAAGAAGATTGATTTGCTTCCTGAAAAG CTTCAATATGTCCAAGCTAGATCTGAAGTTTTTGCCAAAGGACCATGGCCTCTTGATCAACAATGAAATTGGTGGCATCTCCGTGAGATTTGTGAAGTCACAACCACACAGTGACTTTGGGGAGGCAACACACCTTCAGCTGGAAACTGATGTGTCTGATATTCAT CTTCTAATGGATGGTGCTACGTCTGTATTAGAGGTTGTGAAAGTTGCAACTGTTGTCTCAGCTAACATTCCCATTCAG TCAACTTCACCAATTCGAGCTGAAGCAGGTATCAAAATTAGTGGCAGCCAATGTAATATCATTATAAGCAGAATTAAGCCACTGATTCCATTAAACTCGGCACAAAAGAAGCCCACTGTTCCTCGTGAAAGTTCAACACAAGAAAAGACACCTAAAGAAAAGTTAGCATTGGATTTGGTATTTACACTCTCAGCACCGGAGCTGACTATTGTGCTCTACAGTCTTGATGACATACCACTGTACCAT TGTTGCTTGCTGTCTACTCATTTCGCTGCAAGTAAGACAGTAAACCAAGGAACTGAACTGCACGCAGTGCTGGGTGAGTTAAAATTGATTGTTGCCGGAAAACCTCAACAGTCAATAAAAGACCGTATCTCAGGCACTTTATTGCAGATTAGCCGCTCTACTATTGATCTGGAGCAAAAGGTCCCAGACAAAGATAATTGCATAGACAATCCAAaatcttctctttctctcaatATATCTGGAGTCAGAATGAACGTCTGTTTTTACTATCTCGAGTTACTTTGTACCACTGCAATGTCTTATAAGGTATTTTTGAAAAGCATTCGCCCTCCTAAGAAGCGACCTGCACAGGGGACTAGTCAGAAAACTACCAAGAACGCTAAAGGAGCACAGATAGTCAAGATTAGTGTTGAACAGTGTGCTGTTTTGTATGTTGGTGACATGATACTTGAAGATATGAGTATACAAGATCCAAAGCGTGTAAATTTTGGTTCACAGGGTGGTCATGTTGTCATAatcaatgatgctgatggttcCCCAAGGATGGCCTATGTCAACTCAACCAGCCTTCCAGATCATAAGCATGTTAATTTCTTCACTTCTATTGAGATTAATCAAATTGGTCTATGTCTGAACAAGGAAAAGCAATCCGTGCAGGTTGAACTTGGAAGATCCAGATTAACACATAAAGAAGATCTGCTTGATGATAAGCCTGTAGAGGAGGTTACGCTTTTTGATGTGCAAAAGGTGAAGTTTGTCCGGCGCTCTGGTGGGTCAAATGACAGTGCAGTCTGCGCCCTCATAAATGTAACAGAAGTAGCAGTTTGGTGGGAACCTGATCCCTATCTGGAGTTACTTGAAGTAGCCACTCGACTTAAATCCATTATGCACAGGATCAAGCACCAGAATTCTgctaatgagataaaagatgataCAGTGTACACGGATACTTTGGCAAAAAAGGATTCACTCACAGAACATGGCCAACAAGAAAAACCACAGAAGAAACAAGAATTGGTTATTGCCGTTGATGTGGAATCTTTGAAAATTTCAGGTGAACTTGCTGATGGAGTTGAAGCAATGATTCATGTTGGATCCATTTTTTCTGAGAATGCAAAGATCGGTGTTTTAATTGAAGGACTAGTAGTTAGTTTTTGCGGTGCACGGATTTTCAAATGCAGTCGCACGCAGCTATCACGCATCCCAGTTTCCATTTCAGACAGCCTTCCCGATAAGAAGTTGCAGTCTGCAGCTACATGTGATTGGGTTATTCAATGCCGAAATGCTTATGTCTGCCTGCCTTTTAGGTTGCAACTACGAGCTATAGATGATGCAGTTGAAGACACATTGCGGGCCATTAAACTTATTTCTGCAGCAAAAATGTCTGTATTATTTCCTGAGAAGAAATCTAGCggtagcagtagcagcagcaaaaAGAGCAAATCAAAATCAACAGAATTTCGGTATGTGAGGGTCATTGTACGTGACCTCGTAGCAGAAATTGAAGAAGAGCCTATCCAAGGCTGGCTTGATGAGCATATCGATTTAATGAAGAGTGTATTTAATGAGTCGACAGTAAGGTTGGATCTGCTTGATGAGCTTGCTTCAGTCAAACATAAAGACTCTCCCAAGGCAAAATTGGATGGATCTTCTTCTGAAAAGAACAATGGATGCCCTGAAGTGGATGGTGATGCTCCTGGTGTGTGTTCATTTGAAAAACTCAGAGAGGATATATATAAGCAGGCATTTCAATCATATTACTTGGCATGCCAGGCATTGAAAGTATCAGAAGGGTCAGGTGCATGTTCTAGTGGCTTCCAGTCTGGTTTTAAGATGAGTACTCGCAGATCATCAGTTATGTCAGTCTGTGCAAAAGATGTTGATGTGAGCCTATCAAAGATTGATGGTGGAGATGAGGGAATGATTGGTTTTATTAAAACTATGGATCCTGTTTGTGCAAAAAATGATATTCCGTTTTCCCGGTTGTATGGTAGCAATTTTACTTTGAAAGCTAAATCCTTATCAGCGTACTTAAGAGACTACACATTTCCACTCTTTTCTGGAACCTCTGCTAAATGTAATGGACGGCTTGTGCTGGCTCAGCAG GCAACCTGTTTTCAACCCCAGGTTCGACAAGATGTTTATGTTGGGAAGTGGTGGAGAGTAAATCTGTTACGCTCTGCAACTGGTTATACGCCGCCGATGAAATCATATGTTGACCTACCATTGCATTTTCAGAAAGGGGAAGTATCCTTTGGAGTTGGGTACGAGCCAGTTTTTGCTGATGTGAGCTATGCTTTTACATGTGCTCTACGTAGGGCCAATCTAGCTAAAAGATGGTTTTTTGAGCGACCTGAACCCCCTAGAAGAGAACGCAGCTTACCATGGTGGGATGATATGCGGAACTATATTCATGGGAAATTTAGATTGGATTTTACCAAAACAACGTGGCATCTCCCTGCTAAAACAAGCCCTTATGAGAAGCTAGATCAAATGTTAATCACATCTGACTATTTGGAAATATGTTATGTGGATGGTTATGTCAGTCTGTATTCAAAGTATCTAAAGGTGTACCTAACAAGCCTAGAGAGCCTTGCGAAGAAATGTAGTCTGGAAACTCCACATCATGAAGTAATACCTTTCCTTGAAACCCCCTCCTTTTTCATGGACATTGCGATTCAGTGGGGATGTGATTCAGGTAACCCAATGGATCATTATATATTTGCTCTTCCTGCGGAGGGCAAACCACGGGACAAAGTTCTTGATCCATTTCGCTCAACTTCTCTTTCACTGAAGTGGAGCTTTTCACTTAAACCTTCTACAACTGAACCTGTGAAGCATCAGCAGAATATTCAGGCAGTTTCGAATAATTCACCGACTGTGAATGTTGGAGCTCATGATTTTGTCTGGCTAATGAAGTGGGTTAACATATTTTTTCTTCCTCCCCATAAACTTAGACTGTTTTCCAGGTTTCCACGCTTTGGGGTTCCTAGATTTATACGGTCTGGAAACCTGCCACTTGATAGAGTTATGACCGAACAGTTTATTCGTTTTGATGCTTCACTATTGCAGATCAACAATATGCCGCTACAGGTTGATGATCCCGCTAATGGATTGACACTGCACTTTACAAAATTTAGGCTTGAAATTGCTTTCAGTCGTGGGAAGCAGATATTTACTTTTGACTGCAAGCGTGAACCTCTTGATCTTGTCTACCAAGGCATAGACCTGCACTTGCTGAAGGTATCTATCAAGAAAACTCCTGAACCATCAATTTCTAAGGATGCTCAGGTAGAAAATAAGAGCCTGCATATGAAAGCTACAGATAGTCCTGGCAAAAACAAAACTAGTTCAACTGAGAAAAGCCGAGATGATGGATTTTTTCTGTATTCTGATTATTTCACAATACGAAAACAAACTCCCAAAGCCGATGCTGCTAGATTATCTGCATGGCAGGAGGATGGTAGGAAAAAATCAGAAATGCCATTGGCCAAGTCTGAGTTTGATGGGGGAGAGGAAAGTGATCATGCACAATCAGGTAGTGATGAGGAGGGATTCAATGTTGTAGTTGCTGACAGTTGTCAGCGAGTATTTGTGTATGGATTAAAAATTCTATGGAATCTGGAAAACAGAGCGGCTATCGTCTCTTGGGTTGGTGATTTAACCCAAGCATTTCAACCTCCAAAACCATCTCCTTCTCGCCAATATACCCAAAGAAAGATTCTTGAGAAAAAACAGTCAACTAAAGAAGCTGAGATGTCCAACGATGGCACTCTTAGCTCTTCACCCTTGGCATCACAGTCATCAGATCCTCCAAAACAAACCAAGAGTTCAGAACCACCTTCCAGCGGACCAAGCAAGCTAGAGTCAACATCAACTAGTGATACAG CAATGAAGACCTCCAATAGTAGTGATTCCGAAGAGGAAGGAACAAGGCATTTCATGGTTAATGTTGTCCAACCTCAATTCAATCTGCATTCAGAAGAGGCAAAT GGTAGGTTTCTACTTGCTGCTGGTAGCGGGCGGGTCCTGGTTCGTTCATTTCACTCAATTGTACATGTTGGTCAAGAAATGTTTGAGAAAGCACTTGGTTCCAGCAATGTAGCCATTGGAGAGACCAGGCCTGAAATGTCTTGGTCACGTTATGAAGTTTCTGTAATGTTGGAGCACGTTCAGGCTCATGTCGCTCCCACCGACGTTGATCCTGGTGCTGGTATTCAGTGGCTACCCAAAATCCATCGTAGATCATCTGAAGTTAAACGAACTGGTGCTTTGCTTGAGAGGGTATTTATGCCATGCCAAATGTACTTCCGCTACACAAGGCACAAAGGAGGAAACCCTGAACTAAAG GTCAAGCCACTGAAAGAGTTGGCATTTAACTCGCCAGATATAACTGCTGGTATGACATCACGGCAATTCCAGGTTATGATGGATGTTTTGACTAACCTTCTCTTTGCAAGAGCCCCCAG AACTAAGAAGAGCAACCTATCCTATCCCCTGGAtaatgacgatgatgatgacacTGGTGAAGAGTCTGATGCAGTTGTACCAGATGGAGTGGAAGAGGTAGAATTAGCAAAGATTGATGttgaaataaaagaaagagaatGGAAGATACTGCTCGATGATATCAGAACTTTGTCTGTTGGTAGTGAAATATCTGCTGATGAGACCCAAACCCCAAAGTCTGATGATGCTACATGGATTGTTACTGGATCAAGAGCAAGTCTG GTAAAATGTCTGAAGAAGGAACTTGTTAATGTTCGCAATGGTAGGAAAGAGGTATCTTCTATGCTGAGAGTTGCTATGCACAAAGCTGCACAAGCAAGGTTaatggaaaaggaaaagaacaaAAGCCCTTCATTTGCTATGCGAGTTTCACTGAAGATAAACAAGGTTGTCTGGAGCATGTTAGCCGATGGAAAATCATTTGCTGAAGCTGAGATAAATGATATG ATTTATGATTTCGACCGGGACTATAAAGACATTGGCATTGCTCATTTGACAACCAAGTTGTTTGTTCTCAAAAATGGACTTGCTAATGCAAAATCAGATACTGTTCTGGCACCATGGAATCCACCTTCCGAATGGGGCAA AAATGCAATGCTGCGTGTTAATGCTAGGCAAGGAGCTCCAACTGGTGGTAACTCAGTAATAGAGAGTCTCCTc GTAGACATCTATCCACTGAAAATTTATTTGACTGAAGCAATGTACAGAATGATGTGGGGATATTTCTTCCCTGGTGATGAACAGCACCCACAAAAGCGGCAG GAACTTTTCAAAGTCTCCACAACAGCAGGGACACGGCGAGTAAAGAAAAGCACATCTATTGCTGAAACGAACAGTCCCAGTAAACAATCATCGAAAGACTCCATGCTTTTACAAAAGCCTGAACTTCGACGCACATCTTCGTTTGACAGGACGTGGGAGGAAACTGTTGCTGAATCTGTAGCTAATGAACTCGTTACACAATTTCAGAGTCAGTCAAATGCGCCGCCTGAATCTCAAGATGCTCCTAAGGAAGCCAAATTAGTACGATCTGCTCGCTCTACTcgtgaagagaaaaaaaatatggaccCTAATGAGGTGAAACAAACTAGACCTCAGAAAATGATGGACTTCCGCAACATAAACATAAGTCAG GTTGAATTGCAGCTCACGTACGAGGGATTGCCATTTGCTGTTAGTGATGTAAGACTACTAATGGATACCTTTCATCGTGAAGATTTTACTGGAACATGGGCGAGACTGTTTTCACGAGTAAAGAAACACATTATATGGGGAGTATTGAAGTCAGTAACTGGCATGCAG GGTAAAAAATTTAAAGCTAAATCCACTAGCCAAAAAGAGCCAACTGCAAGTTTAATCGCTGCCAGTGATTTTAATCTAAGTGACAGTGATGGCGATGAAGCTGGTGGTTCTGATCAACTGCCAGCATTCCTTAAAAAACCTAATGATGGAGCTGGTGATGGATTTGCCACTTCTGTTAAGGGATTATTCAGTTCACAACGAAAGAAAGCAAAGGCATTTGTCCTGAAGACTATGAAAGGTGACGCTGATCATGATTTCCAGGGTGAAAGGAGTGAGAATGAAATTGAGTTCTCTCCATTTGCTCGACAATTGACTATAACAAAAACAAAGAAGCTTATACGACGGCACACAAAGAAGATTAAATCCAAAGTTCCTAAAGGTGCAG CTACTTCGCAAGAACTCGGGTCAGAGCTGCCACCTCGTGGCCCTTCTGGGAACCAGACGGACTCCTCCTCTTCCGATGATAACGATTCATCGCCAACGGAAACGAACCCAAAAGATTAA